A single window of Gossypium hirsutum isolate 1008001.06 chromosome A10, Gossypium_hirsutum_v2.1, whole genome shotgun sequence DNA harbors:
- the LOC107944017 gene encoding probable disease resistance protein At4g27220, with the protein MDALIGPILDVIKFIGRNASKYLKYQKKFTEYVDDFNQARADLRAKEADFQQQLEDEHHFGKTPKQEIKRWFEKVEQKLGHAQHVEDKISKGKYLFRSCLGKLVDGATQAMKEVYAEGNFSGGLVVNDPSTIAVNLPTPEVVGATNVREEIYQYLMGDAVGLIGVWGMGGIGKTTIMKDVHNRLLRESKFRKLIWVTVSQDFDIRRLQSNIASQLKRNLSDDEDIIVRAGQLSEMLRGQMRYVLILDDVWRSFSLEDVGILEPTTNNRCKLVLTTRSERVVESMGFKKVKVPCFSMDEAMNLFSSKVGQDMLPNPTLESLMELAVRECGGLPLAIVTLAGCMRGKSDPCMWEDAIEELRGNIRNINDMEDKVYGCLKFSYDRQQRIDQDCLLYCALYPEDDEIDKDEIIEKWMEEGLIDGLGSRKAMEGSGHSILQKLEENCLLERVQDRSCIKMHDLVRDMALHITRKRFLVKAGMQLEEVPNMEEWGEDLEKVSLMCNSISTIPQTMKCLKFPKLTTLLLSWNELKEIPESFFEHFPNLEIIDLSRNCFESLPNSISSLEKLTVLLLRGCWDLKSLPCLSKLQALKKLDLGGSGIEKIPQGLEMLVNLRYLNLRRTIRLTGIPTGTLSKLCRLQYLAIHFKLESAEELRELNKLEVFEGWFHNLCGLNTFASKRKTLYKFSILVSEITSVRPLVFSNVVRFKGIKIDVGDEIILPYGIKELSVLECRGVRSINDIGLRDATDLKKCELRGCSELESVISSHCDQLQKLESLDLIELENLKVIVEVGAGESSVGRFSSLKEITLWNCDKIKKLFSADWVLSNLEVMDVRYCSELEEIITESEKKRLGSGNETIKFPFPKLRRLELWRLVQLQRICSENGVMVCDSLLSITISDCPKLKRIPLYLPQLEIDDEEELSPPKSLQIIQVRPLDWWEAVEWEHPNLNIKSVVRPLVQVVEWD; encoded by the coding sequence ATGGATGCACTCATTGGGCCAATCCTTGATGTTATTAAGTTCATCGGTCGTAATGCTAGCAAATATCTAAAATACCAAAAGAAATTCACGGAATACGTTGATGATTTCAATCAAGCACGAGCGGATTTGCGTGCCAAGGAGGCTGATTTTCAACAGCAGTTGGAAGACGAGCATCACTTCGGGAAAACGCCAAAGCAGGAAATTAAAAGATGGTTTGAGAAAGTAGAGCAAAAGCTTGGTCATGCTCAACATGTTGAAGATAAAATCAGTAAAGGAAAATATCTCTTCCGCTCATGCTTGGGGAAGCTTGTTGATGGGGCGACTCAGGCAATGAAGGAAGTGTATGCTGAAGGAAATTTCTCTGGGGGCTTGGTTGTTAATGATCCTTCTACCATAGCGGTTAATCTACCTACACCGGAAGTAGTAGGTGCGACCAAtgttagagaagaaatttatcAGTACTTGATGGGAGATGCAGTTGGATTGATTGGTGTGTGGGGGATGGGCGGAATCGGGAAAACAACCATTATGAAGGATGTCCATAATAGGTTGTTGAGAGAGAGTAAATTTAGAAAATTGATTTGGGTAACTGTATCTCAAGACTTCGATATTCGAAGACTACAAAGTAACATCGCTTCTCAATTGAAGAGAAACTTGTCAGATGATGAAGATATAATCGTCCGTGCAGGGCAGTTATCAGAAATGTTGAGAGGACAAATGAGGTATGTGCTAATATTGGATGATGTATGGAGAAGCTTTTCCCTTGAGGATGTTGGAATCCTTGAGCCAACAACAAATAATAGATGCAAATTAGTGCTGACCACACGTTCAGAAAGGGTTGTTGAATCAATGGGATTTAAGAAAGTTAAAGTTCCTTGTTTTTCTATGGACGAAGCCATGAACCTATTCTCAAGCAAAGTTGGACAAGACATGTTGCCCAATCCAACTTTAGAATCATTAATGGAACTTGCTGTGAGAGAATGTGGTGGACTTCCTCTAGCAATTGTCACACTGGCTGGTTGTATGAGGGGAAAATCCGATCCTTGTATGTGGGAAGATGCTATAGAGGAATTACGAGGCAACATCAGAAATATCAACGATATGGAAGATAAGGTGTATGGATGTTTAAAATTCAGCTATGATCGTCAGCAACGAATAGACCAAGATTGCCTTTTGTATTGTGCATTATATCCTGAAGATGATGAAATCGATAAAGATGAGATCATTGAAAAGTGGATGGAAGAAGGGCTTATAGATGGATTGGGAAGTAGAAAAGCAATGGAGGGTAGCGGTCATTCCATTTTGCAAAAGCTTGAAGAAAACTGTTTGCTAGAAAGGGTTCAGGATAGGTCATGTATAAAAATGCATGATCTTGTTAGAGATATGGCATTGCATATCACAAGGAAAAGATTTCTGGTAAAAGCTGGTATGCAGTTGGAAGAGGTGCCAAACATGGAGGAATGGGGTGAAGATTTGGAGAAGGTTTCTTTAATGTGCAATTCCATCTCAACAATTCCTCAAACCATGAAATGCCTGAAATTTCCGAAGCTGACAACATTGTTGCTCTCATGGAATGAATTGAAAGAAATTCCTGAATCTTTCTTCGAGCACTTTCCTAACCTTGAGATTATTGATCTTTCACGTAATTGTTTTGAGAGTTTGCCTAATTCTATTTCTAGTTTGGAGAAACTCACAGTATTGTTACTTAGAGGATGTTGGGATTTAAAGAGTTTGCCTTGTTTATCGAAACTTCAAGCTTTGAAGAAATTGGATCTTGGAGGCAGTGGAATCGAGAAAATCCCTCAAGGTTTGGAAATGTTGGTGAATCTTAGATATCTCAATCTTAGACGTACCATTCGTCTAACGGGGATTCCTACTGGAACACTCTCAAAACTATGCCGGCTTCAGTATTTGgcaattcattttaaattggaaAGCGCAGAAGAGTTGAGGGAATTGAATAAGTTGGAGGTTTTTGAGGGCTGGTTCCATAACCTGTGTGGCTTGAACACGTTTGCAAGTAAGAGAAAAACGCTTTATAAATTCTCCATTTTGGTTTCTGAAATCACCTCTGTTCGTCCCCTGGTATTTAGTAATGTTGTTAGATTTAAAGGGATTAAAATTGATGTTGGAGATGAAATTATACTTCCATACGGCATCAAGGAATTAAGTGTACTAGAGTGCAGGGGTGTGAGAAGTATAAACGATATTGGATTGAGGGATGCAACTGATTTGAAAAAATGTGAACTTCGTGGTTGTAGTGAGTTGGAATCTGTAATTTCATCCCACTGTGATCAGCTTCAAAAACTCGAGTCTCTGGATCTAATTGAGTTAGAGAATTTGAAAGTCATAGTTGAAGTTGGAGCTGGAGAATCATCAGTCGGCAGATTTTCCTCCCTCAAAGAGATCACTCTATGGAATTGCGACAAAATTAAGAAATTGTTTTCAGCTGATTGGGTTCTAAGCAACCTGGAAGTGATGGATGTAAGGTATTGTAGTGAATTGGAAGAAATAATAACAGAATCCGAGAAAAAAAGATTGGGTTCCGGTAATGAAACCATCAAATTCCCTTTCCCCAAACTGAGGAGGTTAGAATTGTGGAGGCTAGTACAATTGCAGCGCATTTGTAGTGAAAATGGAGTAATGGTTTGTGATTCTCTCCTATCCATTACAATAAGTGATTGTCCAAAGCTAAAGCGGATTCCTCTATATCTTCCACAGCTTGAgattgatgatgaagaagaaCTGTCTCCTCCTAAATCTCTCCAGATAATCCAAGTGCGTCCATTAGATTGGTGGGAAGCAGTGGAGTGGGAGCACCCCAATCTCAATATTAAGAGCGTTGTTCGTCCCCTTGTTCAGGTTGTGGAATGGGATTAA